The proteins below are encoded in one region of Micromonospora yangpuensis:
- a CDS encoding transglutaminase domain-containing protein: MDRDILSFYARPTATVPAGRHAQSFVGLPDDVGGLVRIVQHLVVYDVAAADLYGFDVPPHRADEIHLRSTEEKLDAVLALDDRPLAVARPVPQRLVGRCHHYVLLLVSLLRSRGVPARARCGFGAYFNPPHFEDHWVCEYWNAAEERWALADPQLDEVWRATLGVDHDILDMPRDQFLVAGDAWIQCRRQEQDPDRFGVGFVDLHGLWYVAGNVVRDLAALNRVELLPWDVWGAQPQPDQWLDDDQLAFFDRLAALGRDPDSSFAELRELFDTDDRVRVPGQVFNSLRERPEPLRY; encoded by the coding sequence ATGGATCGCGACATTCTCTCGTTCTACGCCCGCCCCACGGCGACGGTTCCGGCCGGCCGACACGCGCAGAGCTTCGTCGGCCTGCCCGACGACGTCGGCGGGCTGGTCCGGATCGTCCAGCACCTGGTGGTCTACGACGTGGCCGCTGCCGACCTCTACGGCTTCGACGTGCCCCCGCACCGCGCCGACGAGATCCACCTGCGCAGCACCGAGGAGAAGCTCGACGCCGTACTGGCCCTGGACGACCGGCCGCTGGCCGTGGCGCGTCCGGTGCCGCAGCGCCTGGTCGGGCGGTGCCACCACTACGTACTGCTGCTGGTGTCGCTGCTGCGCTCCCGGGGCGTCCCGGCGCGCGCCCGGTGCGGCTTCGGGGCGTACTTCAACCCGCCGCACTTCGAGGACCACTGGGTCTGCGAGTACTGGAACGCGGCCGAGGAACGGTGGGCCCTGGCCGATCCGCAGCTCGACGAGGTGTGGCGGGCGACGCTCGGTGTCGACCACGACATCCTGGACATGCCCCGGGACCAGTTCCTGGTCGCCGGCGACGCCTGGATCCAGTGCCGCAGGCAGGAGCAGGACCCCGACCGGTTCGGCGTGGGGTTCGTCGACCTGCACGGGCTCTGGTACGTCGCCGGCAACGTGGTCCGTGACCTGGCCGCGCTGAACAGGGTGGAGCTGCTGCCGTGGGACGTCTGGGGCGCCCAGCCGCAGCCCGACCAGTGGCTCGACGACGACCAGCTGGCCTTCTTCGACCGGCTCGCCGCGCTCGGCCGCGACCCGGACAGCTCCTTCGCCGAGCTGCGTGAGCTCTTCGACACCGACGACCGGGTACGCGTACCCGGGCAGGTCTTCAACTCGCTGCGGGAGCGCCCCGAGCCGCTGCGGTACTGA
- a CDS encoding phosphotransferase family protein, translating to MRELIAVVGRLLGGGGTRVLTPLGAGTDHLAYDVDGEFVLRVRRDRQAADGPAGDGPAGDGPAVNGPAAIRREIRVLDAVARVSPIPVPEVVAAAPDDGLLVVRRLAGTSLLDQPCPTPGRLVGQLADFLHAVHSLDAGLGEPDEQPLAAYLAEAVAALPRITPVLSADQHRLVVDFLSRTPPPEPPATVFCHADLGAEHLLAGADRTRLTGVLDWSDAARTDPARDLGRLYRDLGPSPAARIGARLTGTGAGDLVARAAFHARCALIEDLDFGLTEGDHRYVAAALARLHRTFTGAPPEHG from the coding sequence ATGCGGGAGCTGATCGCGGTCGTCGGTCGACTGCTCGGCGGAGGTGGCACACGGGTTCTCACCCCGCTGGGCGCGGGTACCGACCACCTCGCGTACGACGTCGACGGCGAGTTCGTGCTCCGGGTCCGCCGCGACCGGCAAGCGGCGGACGGGCCGGCCGGGGACGGGCCGGCCGGGGACGGGCCGGCAGTGAACGGGCCGGCGGCGATCCGGCGGGAGATCCGGGTCCTCGACGCCGTCGCCCGGGTGTCGCCGATCCCGGTGCCGGAGGTCGTGGCCGCCGCACCCGACGACGGCCTGCTGGTGGTGCGCCGGTTGGCCGGCACGTCCCTGCTGGACCAGCCGTGCCCGACCCCCGGTCGGCTGGTCGGTCAACTCGCCGACTTCCTGCACGCCGTGCACTCCCTCGATGCCGGCCTCGGCGAACCGGACGAGCAGCCGCTGGCCGCCTACCTCGCCGAGGCCGTCGCGGCGCTGCCGCGGATCACCCCGGTGCTCTCGGCGGACCAGCACCGCCTGGTGGTGGACTTCCTGAGCCGTACTCCCCCGCCGGAGCCACCGGCGACCGTGTTCTGCCACGCCGACCTGGGCGCCGAGCACCTGCTGGCCGGGGCGGACCGGACCCGGCTGACCGGGGTGCTCGACTGGTCCGACGCCGCCCGCACCGACCCGGCGAGGGACCTCGGTCGCCTCTACCGGGACCTCGGCCCGTCCCCCGCCGCACGGATCGGCGCGCGCCTGACCGGCACCGGAGCCGGCGACCTGGTGGCGCGGGCCGCCTTCCACGCCCGCTGCGCGCTGATCGAGGATCTGGACTTCGGGCTGACCGAGGGCGACCACCGGTACGTCGCGGCCGCCCTCGCCCGACTGCACCGGACCTTCACCGGTGCGCCACCGGAGCACGGGTGA
- a CDS encoding sigma-70 family RNA polymerase sigma factor, with protein MVGGNGRRRGGTVTGPESADEITGYALAAGRGDHAAAAALVRATQHDVRRFLTHLSEVREVDDLVQETYLRAWRSLPGFAGRSSARTWLFAIARRVAVDHVRAAVTRPRTTGVADWHRFADETGAPAASGHDDEVTLRSIVDGLSPDRREAFVATQILGLSYAEAARVCGCPVGTIRSRVARAREDLVAAMAPPVARPVPLSRRGTA; from the coding sequence ATGGTCGGTGGCAACGGTCGGCGGAGAGGTGGCACAGTGACCGGTCCAGAGTCGGCTGACGAAATCACCGGGTATGCCCTGGCCGCGGGGCGGGGTGATCACGCCGCCGCGGCGGCCCTGGTCCGGGCCACCCAGCACGACGTACGCCGGTTCCTGACCCACCTGTCCGAGGTACGCGAGGTCGACGACCTGGTGCAGGAGACGTACCTGCGGGCCTGGCGGAGCCTGCCCGGCTTCGCCGGCCGATCGTCCGCGCGGACCTGGTTGTTCGCCATCGCCCGGCGGGTGGCCGTCGACCACGTCCGGGCCGCCGTGACCCGTCCCCGGACCACCGGTGTGGCGGACTGGCACCGCTTCGCCGACGAGACCGGCGCCCCGGCGGCCTCCGGCCACGACGACGAGGTGACGTTGCGCAGCATCGTCGACGGGCTCTCCCCGGACCGGCGGGAGGCGTTCGTCGCCACCCAGATCCTCGGCCTGTCCTACGCCGAGGCGGCCCGGGTGTGCGGCTGCCCGGTGGGCACCATCCGGTCCCGGGTGGCCCGGGCCCGGGAGGACCTGGTCGCCGCGATGGCACCCCCGGTGGCCCGGCCGGTGCCGCTGTCCCGGCGCGGCACCGCCTGA
- a CDS encoding zf-HC2 domain-containing protein — MGCEQWREILSAQLDGEETPAERVAAQGHLDGCAACRGWWEAAAGVTRRARTRVVPVVPDLTDAILAAAPPTVRPRRRLPAWLPVPGAAAGRWASGLAWDRWRPRVVTLLRAALGLLGAVQLVLGLVQVARGGTDHVHATGQHLWHEAAAWNVAVGAGFVFVALRRTPPAGLLPMLSAFVATLLLLSVNDLVTSQVAVQRLASHGFLVGGYLITVLLSRPGLRPNGPPPQQRRPSGSRWRLQLDDAPPPPAPLRLVPPYSAQASERRAA, encoded by the coding sequence ATGGGGTGTGAGCAGTGGCGGGAGATCCTGTCGGCACAGTTGGACGGTGAGGAGACGCCGGCCGAACGGGTCGCCGCCCAGGGGCATCTGGACGGCTGCGCGGCCTGCCGGGGCTGGTGGGAGGCGGCGGCGGGGGTCACCAGGCGGGCGCGTACCCGGGTGGTGCCGGTGGTTCCCGACCTGACCGACGCGATCCTGGCGGCGGCGCCGCCGACGGTGCGGCCCCGCCGCCGGCTGCCGGCCTGGCTGCCGGTGCCCGGCGCGGCGGCCGGCCGGTGGGCGTCGGGTCTGGCCTGGGACCGCTGGCGGCCCCGGGTGGTGACGCTGCTGCGGGCCGCCCTCGGCCTGCTCGGCGCGGTGCAGCTGGTGCTCGGTCTGGTGCAGGTCGCGCGGGGCGGAACCGACCACGTGCACGCCACCGGCCAGCACCTGTGGCACGAGGCCGCCGCCTGGAACGTCGCCGTCGGGGCGGGTTTCGTCTTCGTCGCCCTGCGCCGGACCCCGCCGGCCGGGCTGCTGCCGATGCTCAGCGCGTTCGTCGCCACCCTGCTGCTGCTGTCGGTGAACGACCTGGTCACCTCCCAGGTCGCCGTGCAGCGGCTGGCCAGTCACGGGTTTCTGGTCGGGGGGTACCTGATCACCGTGTTGCTGTCGCGTCCGGGGCTGCGTCCGAACGGGCCGCCGCCGCAGCAGCGTCGACCGTCGGGATCACGCTGGCGGCTCCAGCTCGACGACGCCCCACCACCGCCGGCACCGCTGCGGCTGGTCCCGCCGTACTCCGCCCAGGCCAGCGAGCGCCGCGCCGCGTAA
- a CDS encoding zinc-dependent alcohol dehydrogenase produces the protein MTREARAFWLRAPGEGEIRPVSLPTPGPDEVLVRTLHTGVSRGTETLVFTGRVPADQHATMRAPFQEGDFPAPVKYGYLNVGVVEAGRADLLGRTVFCLYPHQSAYVVPADAVVCVPDGVPAARAVLAGTVETAVNALWDAPPLVGDRVTVIGAGMVGCGVAALLARFPGVRVQLVDTDAGRADVAAVLGVDFAHPADAATGRDLVVHASASADGLQRGLELLAPEGTVLELSWYGDRPVTLHLGGAFHSGRLTVRSSQVGMVAPARRASRRYADRLAVALDLLADPAFDALITGTSAFADLPEVLADLSAGRLPALCHLISYDGE, from the coding sequence GTGACACGTGAGGCTCGGGCCTTCTGGTTGCGCGCGCCCGGCGAGGGTGAGATCCGGCCGGTGTCGCTGCCGACGCCCGGCCCCGACGAGGTGCTGGTCCGCACCCTGCACACCGGGGTCAGCCGGGGCACCGAGACGCTTGTCTTCACCGGCCGGGTGCCGGCCGACCAGCACGCCACCATGCGCGCCCCGTTCCAGGAGGGCGACTTCCCGGCCCCGGTGAAGTACGGCTACCTCAACGTCGGCGTCGTCGAGGCCGGCCGCGCCGACCTGCTCGGCCGTACCGTCTTCTGCCTGTACCCGCACCAGAGCGCGTACGTGGTGCCCGCCGACGCGGTGGTGTGCGTACCCGACGGGGTGCCGGCGGCGCGTGCGGTGCTGGCCGGCACCGTGGAGACCGCCGTCAACGCGCTGTGGGACGCCCCACCGCTGGTCGGTGACCGGGTCACCGTGATCGGCGCCGGCATGGTCGGCTGTGGCGTGGCCGCCCTGCTCGCCCGCTTCCCCGGCGTCCGGGTGCAGTTGGTCGACACCGACGCGGGCCGGGCGGACGTCGCCGCCGTGCTCGGGGTGGACTTCGCCCACCCGGCCGACGCCGCGACCGGCCGGGACCTGGTGGTACACGCCAGCGCCAGCGCCGACGGGCTGCAACGGGGCCTGGAGCTGCTCGCCCCGGAGGGCACCGTGCTGGAGCTGAGCTGGTACGGCGACCGCCCGGTGACCCTGCACCTGGGCGGGGCCTTCCACTCCGGCCGGCTGACCGTGCGCAGCAGCCAGGTCGGCATGGTCGCGCCGGCCCGCCGTGCCAGCCGCCGCTACGCCGACCGGCTCGCCGTCGCCCTCGACCTGCTCGCCGACCCGGCGTTCGACGCCCTGATCACCGGCACGTCCGCCTTCGCGGACCTGCCCGAGGTGCTCGCCGACCTGTCCGCCGGGCGGCTGCCCGCGTTGTGCCACCTGATCAGCTACGACGGAGAGTGA
- a CDS encoding 6-pyruvoyl trahydropterin synthase family protein, producing MFSVTVRDHIMIAHSFQGEVFGPAQKLHGATFVVDATLRRAELDDNGIVADIGLVTDELKAVLAQLNYRNLDDEPDFAGQNTTTEVLARTIADRLADRAHAGALGESARDLAGITVTLHESHVAWCSYERTL from the coding sequence ATGTTCAGCGTCACCGTTCGGGACCACATCATGATCGCCCACAGTTTCCAGGGCGAGGTGTTCGGCCCGGCCCAGAAGCTGCACGGTGCGACGTTCGTGGTGGACGCCACGCTGCGCCGGGCCGAGCTCGACGACAACGGCATCGTGGCCGACATCGGCCTGGTCACCGACGAGCTGAAGGCCGTCCTGGCGCAGCTCAACTACCGCAACCTCGACGACGAGCCCGACTTCGCCGGGCAGAACACCACCACCGAGGTCCTCGCCCGCACCATCGCCGACCGCCTCGCCGACCGGGCGCACGCCGGTGCCCTCGGCGAGTCGGCCCGCGACCTGGCCGGCATCACCGTCACCCTGCACGAGTCGCACGTGGCCTGGTGCAGCTACGAGCGGACCCTCTGA
- a CDS encoding glycosyltransferase family 4 protein, producing MRGTEPDAGRGPVGPRVVHVVLPGDIDDPGTPSGGNHYDRRVLSGLTAAGWTVREHALAGGWPHPDEPARSALDRVLAGLPVGGVVLLDGLVASTVPAVLAAHADRLRLVVLVHMPLHDDAEARALATAAAVVTTSGWTRRELLDRYALPADRVRVARPGVDPAPPATGSDTGSALLCVAALAPHKGQDVLVEALAALDDDGWSCTLVGSLTVDAGFVDRVRALIRAHRLDARIHLVGPRTAGGLAAAYAAADLLVLPSHAETYGMVVTEALARGLPVLASSVGGVPEALGETADGQRPGLLVPAGQPAALAEALRRWLDDDTLRTRLRQAAHRRRDTLTDWSHPSAVIAQVLEEAT from the coding sequence GTGCGCGGCACGGAGCCCGACGCCGGTCGAGGTCCCGTCGGGCCCCGCGTGGTGCACGTGGTGCTGCCGGGCGACATCGACGACCCGGGGACCCCCAGCGGCGGCAACCACTACGACCGGCGGGTCCTGTCCGGGCTCACCGCCGCCGGCTGGACGGTACGGGAACACGCCCTGGCGGGCGGTTGGCCGCACCCCGACGAGCCGGCCCGCAGCGCCCTGGACCGGGTGCTCGCCGGGCTGCCGGTGGGCGGCGTGGTGCTGCTGGACGGGCTGGTCGCCTCGACGGTGCCGGCGGTCCTCGCCGCGCACGCCGACCGGCTGCGCCTGGTCGTGCTGGTGCACATGCCGTTGCACGACGACGCCGAGGCCCGCGCCCTGGCCACGGCGGCGGCGGTGGTCACCACCAGCGGGTGGACCCGACGCGAACTGCTCGACCGGTACGCGCTGCCGGCCGACCGGGTCCGGGTCGCCCGCCCCGGGGTGGACCCCGCGCCGCCGGCCACCGGCAGCGACACCGGCTCGGCGCTGCTCTGTGTCGCCGCCCTGGCCCCGCACAAGGGGCAGGACGTGCTGGTCGAGGCCCTCGCCGCGCTCGACGACGACGGGTGGAGCTGCACCCTGGTCGGGTCGCTGACCGTCGATGCGGGCTTCGTCGACCGGGTCCGCGCGCTGATCCGGGCCCACCGGCTCGACGCCCGGATACACCTGGTCGGCCCGCGTACCGCAGGTGGGCTCGCCGCCGCGTACGCCGCCGCCGACCTGCTGGTGCTGCCCTCGCACGCCGAGACGTACGGGATGGTGGTCACCGAGGCGCTGGCCCGGGGCCTGCCGGTGCTGGCCAGCTCCGTCGGCGGGGTACCCGAGGCGCTGGGGGAGACCGCCGACGGGCAGCGGCCGGGCCTGCTGGTGCCAGCCGGGCAGCCGGCGGCGCTGGCCGAGGCGCTGCGCCGCTGGCTCGACGACGACACGCTACGGACCCGGTTGCGGCAGGCCGCCCACCGCCGCCGCGACACCCTCACCGACTGGTCGCACCCGTCGGCCGTCATCGCACAGGTTCTGGAAGAGGCGACATGA
- a CDS encoding methyltransferase domain-containing protein, translating into MTEHLTFADWLGLREAADAAARAADLVEPLRTPPAGGAIRSVHDLGTGTGSMGRWLAPRLAGPQHWVLYDRDDDLLARAAAGMVTTAADGAPVTAEPCRRDISRLTAADLAAADLVTASALLDMLTAEELERIVAACAGAGVPALFMVSVVGRVRIEPADPLDDEFNAAFNAHQRRTVDGRRLLGPDAVEACVAAFTRHGVDVQVRSSDWLLGADQAALAVRWLTEWLTAAVEQRPELAAAADGYTRRRRAEAADGRLRVVVEHADLLAGAAVGSPSGPAGG; encoded by the coding sequence ATGACCGAGCACCTCACCTTCGCGGACTGGTTGGGGCTGCGGGAGGCCGCCGACGCGGCCGCCCGCGCGGCCGACCTCGTCGAGCCGCTGCGCACCCCGCCGGCCGGCGGGGCCATCCGGTCGGTCCACGACCTGGGCACCGGCACCGGCTCGATGGGGCGGTGGCTGGCCCCCCGGCTGGCCGGCCCGCAGCACTGGGTGCTCTACGACCGCGACGACGACCTGCTGGCCCGGGCCGCCGCCGGCATGGTGACCACGGCCGCCGACGGCGCACCGGTCACCGCCGAGCCCTGTCGGCGCGACATCTCCCGGCTCACCGCCGCCGACCTGGCCGCCGCCGACCTGGTCACCGCCTCCGCGCTGCTGGACATGCTCACCGCCGAGGAACTGGAGCGGATCGTCGCGGCCTGCGCCGGCGCCGGCGTTCCGGCACTGTTCATGGTCTCGGTCGTCGGCCGGGTGCGCATCGAGCCGGCTGATCCGCTCGACGACGAGTTCAACGCCGCGTTCAACGCCCACCAGCGGCGTACCGTGGATGGCCGGCGCCTGCTCGGGCCGGACGCGGTGGAGGCCTGCGTGGCGGCCTTCACCCGGCACGGGGTCGACGTCCAGGTCCGCTCCAGCGACTGGCTGCTCGGCGCGGACCAGGCGGCGCTGGCGGTGCGGTGGCTCACCGAGTGGCTGACCGCCGCCGTCGAGCAGCGGCCGGAGTTGGCCGCGGCGGCCGACGGGTACACGCGTCGGCGCCGGGCCGAGGCCGCCGACGGGCGGCTGCGGGTGGTGGTCGAGCACGCCGACCTGCTCGCCGGCGCCGCGGTGGGCTCCCCGTCCGGGCCGGCCGGCGGGTGA
- a CDS encoding lysylphosphatidylglycerol synthase domain-containing protein — protein MAGGERSRTSSRGAWLRTVGGLALLGLLVWQVGSGPVLAGLRLIDAPVLAAALGLGALTTLCCAWRWSLVAGGLGVRLPLGTAVAHCYRAVFLNATLPGGVLGDVHRAVRHGRDVGDLGRGVRAVVWERVAGQVVLVAVAVLVLGTLPSPVRRFLPAALVVSALVLLGLVLLARLLPRSGPSRWARAVRASVADVRGGLLAGRTWPGVLVASVLAVAGHLATFLVAARTVGAEAPLSRLVPLILLALLAMGLPLNVAGFGPREGVAAWAFAAAGLSAAEGVATAMVYGALVLVSSLPGAAVLLAWRFRRPVLREPVTDG, from the coding sequence GTGGCGGGCGGTGAGCGGTCGCGGACCTCCTCCCGTGGCGCGTGGCTGCGTACCGTCGGCGGCCTGGCCCTGCTCGGCCTGCTGGTCTGGCAGGTCGGCAGCGGCCCGGTCCTGGCCGGGCTGCGCCTGATCGACGCGCCGGTCCTCGCCGCGGCGCTCGGCCTCGGCGCGCTGACCACGCTGTGCTGCGCCTGGCGGTGGAGCCTGGTCGCCGGCGGCCTGGGCGTCCGGCTGCCGCTGGGCACCGCGGTGGCGCACTGCTACCGTGCCGTCTTCCTCAACGCCACGCTGCCCGGCGGGGTGCTCGGCGACGTGCACCGCGCGGTACGCCACGGCCGCGACGTCGGCGACCTCGGCCGGGGCGTGCGGGCCGTGGTGTGGGAACGCGTCGCCGGGCAGGTCGTCCTGGTCGCGGTCGCGGTGCTGGTGCTCGGCACCCTGCCGTCACCGGTGCGCCGGTTCCTGCCGGCGGCACTGGTGGTGTCGGCACTGGTCCTGCTCGGCCTGGTCCTGCTGGCCCGGTTGCTGCCCCGCTCCGGGCCGTCGCGGTGGGCCCGGGCGGTGCGGGCCTCGGTCGCCGACGTACGCGGTGGGCTGCTGGCCGGGCGGACCTGGCCCGGGGTGCTGGTGGCCTCGGTGCTGGCCGTCGCCGGCCACCTGGCCACCTTCCTGGTCGCGGCCCGGACCGTGGGTGCCGAGGCGCCACTGTCCCGGCTGGTGCCGCTGATCCTGCTGGCCCTGCTCGCCATGGGCCTGCCGCTGAACGTCGCCGGGTTCGGCCCCCGCGAGGGGGTGGCCGCGTGGGCGTTCGCCGCCGCCGGCCTGAGCGCCGCCGAGGGCGTGGCCACCGCGATGGTGTACGGGGCGCTGGTGCTGGTGTCCAGCCTGCCCGGTGCCGCCGTGCTGCTGGCCTGGCGGTTCCGGCGGCCTGTCCTGCGAGAACCCGTGACGGATGGTTGA
- a CDS encoding GTP cyclohydrolase II, which yields MPVATVRTQVTVPLCFPDGYATTARVFTFEALVDGREHLALGLGDWAGAVERQAAADGPPTLVRPHSECLTGDVFGSQRCDCGPQLREAVERIAEVGGFLLYLRQEGRGIGLYAKLDAYALQDAGLDTYQANVALGRGEDERDYTVAAQMLATLGVSRIDLLSNNPDKAEQLDKLGITVSQVVPTGVFLSPANAEYLAAKASRARTADLPFVG from the coding sequence ATGCCTGTCGCAACGGTCCGTACCCAGGTCACCGTGCCGCTCTGCTTCCCCGACGGGTACGCCACCACCGCCCGCGTCTTCACCTTCGAGGCGCTGGTGGACGGTCGGGAGCACCTCGCGCTCGGTCTCGGTGACTGGGCCGGCGCCGTCGAACGTCAGGCGGCCGCGGACGGGCCACCGACACTGGTACGTCCGCACAGCGAGTGCCTGACCGGTGACGTGTTCGGCAGCCAGCGGTGCGACTGCGGCCCGCAGCTGCGGGAGGCGGTCGAACGCATCGCCGAGGTCGGCGGTTTCCTGCTCTACCTGCGGCAGGAGGGCCGGGGCATCGGCCTGTACGCCAAGCTCGACGCCTACGCGTTGCAGGACGCCGGACTGGACACCTACCAGGCCAACGTGGCGCTGGGCCGGGGCGAGGACGAGCGGGACTACACCGTCGCCGCCCAGATGCTGGCCACCCTCGGGGTGTCCCGGATCGACCTGCTGAGCAACAACCCGGACAAGGCCGAGCAGCTCGACAAGCTCGGCATCACGGTCAGCCAGGTGGTGCCGACCGGGGTGTTCCTCTCCCCGGCCAACGCGGAGTACCTGGCCGCCAAGGCCAGCCGGGCCCGTACCGCCGACCTGCCCTTCGTGGGTTGA
- a CDS encoding RibD family protein — MGERPYVLLSCAASIDGYIDDATEERLMLSNDEDLDRIDAVRASCDAILVGAQTVRRDDPRLLVRSARRRRARVAAGRPASPVRVTVTGRGDLDPQARFFTTGETDRIVYCASSAVAKAQERLGHLASVVEMGDPVDLGRTLRDLAARGVRRLMVEGGSSMHAQFLTAGLADELHLVVAPFFVGDRRAPRFVGDGSFPWHSGSRARLAEVRQLGDVVLLRYALTDRFDGS; from the coding sequence GTGGGTGAGCGACCGTACGTACTGCTCAGCTGTGCGGCCTCGATCGACGGGTACATCGACGACGCCACCGAGGAGCGGTTGATGCTCTCCAACGACGAGGACCTGGACCGCATCGACGCGGTCCGGGCCAGTTGTGACGCGATCCTGGTAGGCGCGCAGACGGTCCGCCGGGACGATCCGCGGCTGCTGGTGCGCTCGGCCCGGCGGCGTCGCGCGCGGGTCGCCGCCGGGCGACCGGCCTCACCGGTACGGGTCACCGTGACCGGCCGGGGTGACCTGGACCCGCAGGCGCGGTTCTTCACCACCGGCGAGACCGACCGGATCGTCTACTGCGCGTCGTCGGCGGTGGCCAAGGCCCAGGAACGCCTCGGCCACCTGGCCAGCGTGGTGGAGATGGGTGACCCGGTGGACCTGGGGCGGACCCTGCGTGACCTGGCCGCCCGGGGGGTGCGTCGGCTGATGGTGGAGGGCGGCTCGTCGATGCACGCGCAGTTCCTCACCGCCGGCCTCGCCGACGAGCTGCACCTGGTGGTCGCGCCCTTCTTCGTCGGTGACCGCCGGGCGCCCCGGTTCGTCGGTGACGGCAGTTTCCCCTGGCACTCCGGCAGCCGGGCCCGGCTGGCCGAGGTCCGTCAACTCGGCGACGTGGTGCTGCTGCGCTACGCGTTGACCGACCGTTTCGACGGTTCCTGA
- a CDS encoding FUSC family protein translates to MRHWWRSAGRRLRQDWMRVVEAAVAATIAWFVAARLIGHPDPFFAPTAALVVLGEARGKRIRQSVEIILGVAAGVLVAELAVQALGSGTVAVFTVLALTIGLMTAIGASSTLVVQAAVSALYLVAVAAPAGNLVPFRFVDAMVGGAVALAVAQLLALRSPLDELVTQVRQSFADLHEVLHEINGSLQRCDEPAAQAALERAREVDGCVERLQTAVSAAAESLRLGLRHRRRIDQVRQVQASARQLDYAARNIRVLARAGATLARQHTATPLELGDAIRALAEAVHAAGEALATDLACRADADRHAEQADTAALRAVRLAAGLLDSDQPLPVTMIVGQIRATAIDLMRGVGQDAGGVLDRVDEALGLTGVDRPGGQEAGPGGQEPSKRSVNA, encoded by the coding sequence ATGCGCCACTGGTGGAGGTCGGCCGGCCGACGGTTGCGGCAGGACTGGATGCGGGTGGTCGAGGCGGCGGTGGCCGCCACCATCGCCTGGTTCGTCGCCGCCCGACTGATCGGGCACCCGGACCCGTTCTTCGCCCCGACGGCCGCGCTGGTCGTCCTGGGCGAGGCGCGGGGCAAGCGGATCCGGCAGAGCGTCGAGATCATCCTCGGGGTGGCGGCCGGGGTGCTGGTGGCCGAACTGGCCGTGCAGGCGCTCGGCTCCGGCACGGTTGCCGTCTTCACCGTGCTTGCCCTGACCATCGGTCTGATGACCGCCATCGGGGCGAGCAGCACCCTGGTCGTGCAGGCCGCGGTCTCGGCCCTCTACCTGGTCGCGGTGGCCGCGCCGGCGGGCAACCTCGTGCCGTTCCGGTTCGTCGACGCGATGGTCGGCGGTGCGGTGGCGCTGGCCGTGGCCCAGTTGCTGGCCCTCCGCAGCCCCCTGGACGAGCTGGTCACGCAGGTACGGCAGTCCTTCGCCGACCTGCACGAGGTGCTGCACGAGATCAACGGATCCCTGCAGCGGTGCGACGAACCGGCCGCCCAGGCGGCGCTGGAGCGGGCCCGGGAGGTGGACGGCTGCGTGGAGCGGCTACAGACCGCCGTGTCGGCCGCGGCCGAGTCGCTGCGGCTGGGGCTGCGGCACCGCCGCCGGATCGACCAGGTACGCCAGGTGCAGGCCTCGGCCCGGCAGCTCGACTACGCGGCCCGCAACATCCGGGTGCTGGCCCGCGCCGGGGCGACCCTGGCCCGGCAGCACACCGCCACCCCACTGGAGCTGGGCGACGCGATCCGGGCACTCGCCGAGGCCGTCCACGCCGCGGGCGAGGCACTCGCCACCGACCTGGCCTGCCGCGCCGACGCCGACCGGCACGCCGAACAGGCCGACACGGCGGCCCTGCGGGCGGTACGGCTGGCCGCCGGGCTGCTCGACTCGGACCAACCGCTGCCGGTGACCATGATCGTCGGCCAGATCCGGGCCACCGCCATCGACCTGATGCGCGGGGTGGGTCAGGACGCCGGCGGGGTGCTGGACCGGGTGGACGAGGCGCTGGGCCTGACCGGCGTCGACCGGCCGGGCGGCCAGGAAGCAGGGCCGGGCGGTCAGGAACCGTCGAAACGGTCGGTCAACGCGTAG